One genomic window of Roseateles sp. DAIF2 includes the following:
- a CDS encoding peptidase domain-containing ABC transporter, giving the protein MNLMQGLQFGFGPRLPMLQQTETAECGLACLAMVSCYHGQWLELPDLRRRLDASAKGVNLAQLMGFAAEIGLAARAVRLELEDLSQLQTPCVLHWDMNHFVVLRRVTGRGITVHDPAVGVRRLSLAEASRHFTGVALELSPMPSFERSEPRPAVGLGQLIGQISGLKRSVAQVLMLSLALEILAVVGPLFQQWVLDGVIVQRDMDLLQVLAFGFAMLLLLQLLIGTMRNWMVIYFSTQLNLQWASGVLSKLLRLPMDYFMRRHLGDVMSRFGAIQDIRQTLTSAALNALLDGLMACVALVMMAIYSLKLAAVTLAALAVYVLIRMISYAPFRQASEEQIIHAARQDGHLLESVRGVQSIKLFNRENERRARWLNLLVNTSNRELATQRLGTLYQTANGLVFGLENIAVIYLGALLVMRGELSIGMSFAYAAYKTQFSSRISALVDLAFQVRMLRIQRERLADIVLSEPEPAGGSGLPPDAVPDIELRQVRFRYAENEPWVLDGVSLRVEAGESVAIVGPSGCGKTTLLKIMLGLLRPTEGEILVMGRPLASIGLTAWRECLGAVMQEDQLFAGTIAENIAFGAAEIDMELVRLCAHMAAIEEDVLAMPMAWQTLIGDMGAAISGGQKQRLLLARALYKQPRVLFLDEATSHLDTRREQEVNEAVGALQLTRVVIAHRQETIERAGRVIRLQGIASLALPERRGG; this is encoded by the coding sequence ATGAATCTGATGCAGGGTTTGCAGTTCGGTTTCGGCCCGCGCCTGCCGATGCTGCAGCAGACCGAGACCGCGGAATGCGGCCTGGCCTGTCTGGCAATGGTCAGCTGCTATCACGGTCAATGGCTGGAGCTGCCGGACCTGCGTCGGCGCCTCGATGCCTCGGCCAAGGGCGTGAACCTGGCCCAGCTGATGGGCTTTGCCGCAGAGATCGGCCTGGCGGCGCGCGCGGTGCGGCTGGAGCTGGAGGATCTGTCGCAGCTGCAGACGCCCTGCGTGCTGCACTGGGACATGAACCATTTCGTCGTGCTGCGCCGCGTGACCGGGCGCGGTATCACGGTGCACGACCCGGCGGTCGGCGTGCGCCGGCTGAGCCTGGCCGAGGCCTCGCGCCATTTCACCGGCGTGGCGCTGGAGCTGTCGCCGATGCCCAGCTTCGAGCGCAGCGAGCCGCGGCCGGCGGTGGGGCTGGGGCAACTGATCGGCCAGATCAGCGGGCTCAAGCGCTCGGTGGCCCAGGTGCTGATGCTGTCGCTGGCGCTGGAGATCCTGGCGGTGGTGGGGCCGCTGTTCCAGCAATGGGTGCTGGACGGGGTGATCGTGCAGCGCGACATGGACCTGCTGCAGGTGCTGGCCTTCGGCTTCGCGATGCTGCTGCTCTTGCAGCTGCTGATCGGCACGATGCGCAACTGGATGGTGATCTACTTCTCCACCCAGCTGAACCTGCAATGGGCATCCGGCGTGCTGAGCAAGCTGCTGCGCCTGCCGATGGACTATTTCATGCGCCGGCACCTGGGCGACGTGATGTCGCGCTTCGGCGCGATCCAGGACATCCGCCAGACCCTGACCTCGGCCGCGCTGAATGCGCTGCTGGACGGGCTGATGGCCTGCGTGGCCCTGGTGATGATGGCGATCTACAGCCTCAAGCTGGCGGCGGTCACCCTGGCGGCGCTGGCCGTCTATGTGCTGATCCGGATGATCTCCTACGCGCCGTTTCGCCAGGCCAGCGAGGAGCAGATCATCCATGCGGCGCGCCAGGACGGGCATCTGCTGGAATCGGTGCGCGGCGTGCAGTCGATCAAGCTGTTCAACCGCGAGAACGAGCGCCGCGCGCGCTGGCTGAACCTGCTGGTCAACACCAGCAATCGCGAGCTGGCGACGCAACGCCTGGGGACGCTCTATCAGACGGCCAACGGCCTGGTGTTCGGCCTCGAGAACATCGCGGTGATCTATCTGGGCGCGCTCTTGGTGATGCGCGGCGAGCTGTCGATCGGCATGAGCTTCGCCTACGCCGCCTACAAGACGCAGTTCAGCAGCCGCATCAGCGCGCTGGTCGACCTGGCCTTCCAGGTGCGCATGCTGCGCATCCAGCGCGAACGCCTGGCTGACATCGTGCTCAGCGAGCCGGAGCCCGCCGGGGGCAGCGGCCTGCCGCCCGATGCGGTGCCGGACATCGAGCTGCGCCAGGTGCGCTTTCGCTACGCGGAGAACGAGCCCTGGGTGCTGGACGGCGTCAGTCTGCGCGTCGAGGCCGGCGAATCGGTGGCGATCGTCGGCCCCTCGGGCTGCGGCAAGACCACCCTGCTGAAGATCATGCTGGGCCTGCTGCGGCCGACCGAGGGCGAGATCCTGGTGATGGGCCGGCCATTGGCCTCGATCGGCCTGACGGCCTGGCGCGAATGCCTGGGCGCGGTGATGCAGGAGGACCAGCTGTTCGCCGGCACGATCGCCGAGAACATCGCCTTCGGCGCCGCCGAGATCGATATGGAACTGGTGCGCCTGTGCGCGCACATGGCCGCGATCGAGGAGGATGTGCTGGCGATGCCGATGGCCTGGCAGACCCTGATCGGCGACATGGGCGCGGCCATCTCCGGCGGGCAGAAGCAGCGCCTCCTGCTGGCGCGCGCGCTCTACAAGCAGCCGCGCGTGCTGTTCCTCGATGAGGCGACCAGCCATCTGGACACGCGCCGCGAGCAGGAGGTCAACGAGGCGGTCGGCGCGTTGCAGCTCACCCGTGTCGTGATCGCGCATCGGCAGGAGACGATCGAGCGGGCGGGGCGGGTGATACGGTTGCAGGGGATAGCTTCCCTGGCCCTGCCCGAGCGGAGGGGCGGTTGA